In Ferviditalea candida, one DNA window encodes the following:
- a CDS encoding Crp/Fnr family transcriptional regulator, protein MNLSVLLEERNLMLMTFEYQTCHNESSCIRRVPVFQGLSDEEIMALHKVTKSRSYGKGNFVFREGEQSETLFVLNRGTVKIVKISDEGKEQIIRLLFPGDFFGLFALLQEKIHYADAEVLETAEVCLIQKKDFKAIIESNPHMAYRFMLAISERLQQADEWIGTFSLLEVERRLAKMLLAFYNRSKAPIVQLPVPKKELAALLGTTPETLSRKLAHFESLNILSLKNRKEIRILDADELSRYTK, encoded by the coding sequence TTGAACTTATCGGTACTTTTGGAAGAGAGGAACTTGATGCTGATGACGTTCGAATATCAAACTTGCCATAATGAATCATCCTGTATTCGCCGTGTTCCGGTATTTCAAGGATTGAGCGATGAGGAAATCATGGCCCTGCACAAAGTGACGAAATCACGAAGCTATGGGAAGGGAAATTTTGTATTTCGGGAAGGCGAGCAATCCGAAACGCTTTTTGTGCTAAACCGTGGAACGGTTAAAATTGTAAAGATATCCGATGAGGGGAAGGAACAAATCATTCGCCTGCTTTTTCCGGGTGATTTTTTCGGACTTTTCGCGCTGCTGCAGGAGAAAATACATTATGCCGATGCTGAAGTGCTTGAAACGGCGGAAGTGTGCTTGATCCAAAAGAAAGACTTCAAAGCAATAATTGAAAGCAATCCGCATATGGCCTATCGGTTTATGCTGGCGATCAGTGAAAGGCTTCAGCAAGCCGACGAATGGATCGGAACATTCAGCCTGCTGGAAGTGGAACGCAGATTGGCAAAAATGCTGCTTGCATTTTATAACCGCAGCAAAGCTCCGATTGTTCAGCTTCCCGTCCCCAAAAAAGAACTTGCGGCTCTATTGGGCACTACGCCGGAAACACTGAGCCGAAAGCTGGCACACTTTGAAAGTTTGAACATATTATCGCTTAAAAACCGCAAGGAAATCCGCATTTTGGATGCCGATGAATTGTCCCGTTATACAAAATAA